One Actinoplanes missouriensis 431 DNA segment encodes these proteins:
- a CDS encoding DeoR/GlpR family DNA-binding transcription regulator, which translates to MLAQQRQSAILDRVRATGGVRVSELATEYGVSDMTIRRDLEALADRGLLAKVHGGATTVSPGSAHEPGFAAKSVRQRGEKTAIAMRAAALVSPGDAIALSAGTTTAELAQRLVDVPSLTVVTNSIPVADVFYRAGRPDQTVVLTGGTRTPSDALVGPVAVAAIASLHLDLLFLGVHGMSERAGYTTPNLMEADADRALVEASERLVVLADHTKWGTVGISSIVPLERADVLITDSGLDEDARALLSETVPELVVVNPQ; encoded by the coding sequence ATGCTCGCTCAACAGCGTCAGTCCGCGATCCTCGACCGGGTGCGCGCCACCGGTGGAGTCCGGGTCAGCGAGCTCGCCACGGAGTACGGCGTCTCCGACATGACGATCCGCCGTGACCTGGAGGCCCTCGCCGACCGCGGTTTGCTGGCGAAAGTACACGGCGGAGCGACCACCGTCAGCCCGGGTTCGGCGCACGAGCCTGGATTCGCCGCCAAATCGGTGCGCCAGCGCGGCGAGAAGACCGCTATCGCGATGCGGGCCGCCGCCCTGGTCTCGCCCGGTGACGCGATCGCCCTCTCGGCCGGGACGACCACGGCGGAGCTGGCCCAGCGCCTGGTCGACGTCCCGTCGCTGACCGTCGTGACGAACTCGATCCCGGTCGCCGACGTCTTCTACCGGGCCGGCCGGCCGGACCAGACAGTCGTGCTGACCGGCGGTACCCGTACCCCGTCTGATGCTCTTGTCGGACCGGTCGCCGTGGCGGCCATCGCGTCACTGCACCTGGACCTGCTCTTCCTCGGCGTGCACGGGATGAGCGAGCGCGCCGGGTACACCACGCCCAACCTCATGGAAGCCGACGCGGACCGGGCGCTCGTCGAGGCGTCCGAGCGCCTCGTCGTGCTCGCCGACCACACCAAGTGGGGCACCGTGGGCATCTCCTCGATCGTCCCCCTCGAACGCGCCGACGTCCTGATCACCGATTCCGGTCTGGACGAGGACGCGCGAGCCCTCCTTTCGGAAACCGTTCCTGAACTCGTGGTGGTGAACCCCCAGTGA
- a CDS encoding glycosyltransferase family A protein: MNWPSVGVVIPTRNRPELVRRAIAAVREQRYPGEIRIVVVYDQTEPDYLLASTSADGVPVLILTNWRTSGLAGARNTGLLALDTELVAFCDDDDRWLPDKLRRQVAALLADPDAEFATCAIEVEYEGRTTARLAGRGRVTVDDLARSRMAMLHSSSFLIRREALATDAVGLVAEDAPGSQNEDWDLLLRAARRAPIVHLDEPLVQVLWGRTSHYAYEYATKISSLRWMMRRHPEISGCRPGAARVYGQLACWSAATGNRSQAWRYSKEAVRANWREPRTAIALAALTGAVKVENVLSALHKRGRGI; this comes from the coding sequence ATGAACTGGCCGTCCGTCGGGGTGGTCATCCCGACTCGCAACCGCCCCGAGCTGGTGCGCCGGGCCATCGCCGCGGTCCGCGAGCAGCGCTATCCCGGTGAGATCCGGATCGTCGTGGTCTACGACCAGACCGAGCCGGACTATCTGCTCGCCTCCACCTCGGCCGACGGCGTGCCGGTGCTGATCCTGACGAACTGGCGCACCTCCGGCCTGGCCGGCGCCCGCAACACCGGCCTGCTCGCGCTGGACACCGAACTGGTGGCGTTCTGCGACGACGACGACCGCTGGCTGCCGGACAAGCTGCGCCGACAGGTCGCCGCCCTGCTCGCCGACCCGGACGCGGAGTTCGCCACCTGCGCGATCGAGGTGGAGTACGAGGGACGGACCACGGCACGGCTGGCCGGCCGGGGACGGGTCACCGTGGACGACCTGGCCCGGTCCCGGATGGCGATGCTGCACTCGTCGTCGTTCCTGATCCGCCGGGAGGCCCTCGCCACCGACGCCGTCGGCCTGGTCGCCGAGGACGCGCCGGGCAGCCAGAACGAGGACTGGGACCTGCTGCTCCGGGCGGCCCGCCGGGCGCCGATCGTGCACCTGGACGAGCCGCTGGTCCAGGTGCTCTGGGGCCGGACCTCGCACTACGCCTACGAGTACGCCACCAAGATCTCCTCACTGCGCTGGATGATGCGCCGGCACCCGGAGATCAGCGGGTGCCGCCCCGGCGCGGCCCGGGTCTACGGCCAGCTGGCCTGCTGGTCCGCGGCGACCGGCAACCGCAGCCAGGCCTGGCGGTACAGCAAGGAGGCGGTGCGGGCGAACTGGCGGGAACCGCGCACCGCGATCGCGCTGGCCGCGCTGACCGGCGCGGTGAAGGTGGAGAACGTGCTGTCCGCCCTGCACAAGCGCGGCCGGGGTATCTGA
- a CDS encoding sulfotransferase family protein: MAQVLFLGGLGRSGTTLVERLLGELPGMCALGEIVHLWQRDVRDDERCGCGVRFSACEFWQQVGKRAFDGWDNVDVDRVHELRESVERTRHIPRLATATTATGEVREYAAFYSRVYSAAAEVAGARVVIDSSKHSALAHVLRWADDVDLRVVHVVRDPRGVAYSWTKTVARPETDGADEMTRYSPGRSALLWNAHNAAFGLLARRGVPVRRIRYEEFLADPRAALVRLADFAGVPLHPGDLDFLGPDHAMLRTGHSAAGNPMRFTVGRLPLRHDDAWVRALPRSQRRLVGAVCGPLLHAYGYPINVASEAR, from the coding sequence GTGGCACAGGTGCTATTTCTGGGCGGACTCGGGCGAAGCGGGACAACACTCGTCGAGCGTCTCCTCGGCGAACTGCCCGGGATGTGCGCGCTGGGCGAGATCGTGCACCTGTGGCAGCGCGACGTCCGCGACGACGAGCGTTGCGGCTGCGGGGTCCGGTTCTCCGCCTGCGAGTTCTGGCAGCAGGTCGGCAAACGTGCCTTCGACGGCTGGGACAACGTCGATGTGGACCGGGTGCACGAGCTCCGCGAGTCCGTCGAGCGGACCCGGCACATCCCCCGGCTCGCCACCGCGACGACGGCAACCGGTGAGGTACGCGAGTACGCCGCCTTCTACTCCCGGGTCTACTCCGCCGCCGCCGAGGTGGCCGGCGCCCGGGTCGTCATCGACTCCTCCAAGCACTCCGCCCTGGCGCACGTGCTCCGCTGGGCCGACGACGTCGACCTGCGGGTGGTGCACGTGGTGCGGGACCCGCGCGGGGTCGCGTACTCGTGGACCAAGACGGTGGCCCGCCCGGAGACCGACGGCGCCGACGAGATGACCCGTTACTCCCCCGGCCGCTCGGCGCTGCTCTGGAACGCGCACAACGCCGCGTTCGGGCTGCTCGCCCGCCGCGGCGTGCCGGTGCGCCGGATCCGTTACGAGGAGTTCCTCGCCGACCCGCGAGCCGCCCTGGTCCGGCTGGCCGACTTCGCCGGCGTCCCGCTGCACCCCGGTGACCTGGACTTCCTCGGTCCCGACCACGCGATGCTGCGAACCGGGCACAGCGCCGCCGGCAACCCGATGCGGTTCACCGTGGGCCGGCTCCCGCTGCGCCACGACGACGCCTGGGTACGCGCGCTGCCCCGCTCCCAGCGCCGGCTGGTCGGAGCGGTCTGCGGCCCGCTGCTGCACGCCTACGGCTACCCGATCAACGTCGCATCGGAGGCACGATGA